The sequence below is a genomic window from Paenibacillus silvisoli.
ATGGCCGCGAAGGTTTGAAAAGCTTCCGCGCAGAACGCTTCGATCACCGCTTCATCCCTGTGTCGGATGTCCAGCGAGTAACGAACGTTCCCCGGGATGACGTTCGGAATCCCCGGCGACACCTCAAGCTTGCCCACGGTCGCAACGAGCCCGTCCCCCGCTTCCAGCGCTGCCTTCCGGAGCCATACGATCATATTGGCAGCGGCCGCGAGCGCATCCGCCCGCAGCGGCATCGGCGTCGTGCCGGCATGGCCGCTGCGCCCGGCGATATCGACGAAGTAGCGGCGCTGCCCATAGATCGCATCCACGATGCCGATCTGGCGCTGCTCCCGCTCAAGCACCTCGCCCTGCTCGATGTGCAGCTCCACGAACGCCGCAATGTTCGTCCGGCGGCTGGCGCGGTGAGCAGCCGGCTTGTAGCCCGCGCCTGCCATCGCTTCGCGCAGCGAAATACCCTGCGCGTCCACGGCATCGAGACTGCCGTCGAACAACTTGCAGCCCGTCACGTTTCCCGATCCCCAATAGGCAAGCGGGAACCGGCTGCCCTCCTCCTCGCAGAAGGACACCACCTCCAGCGTCCGCCGGGGCTGGCCGCTGCTTCGCTTCAGCTTTGCCAGCGCGGCGATACCCGCGGCAATGCCTAGCGCGCCGTCATATCGCCCGCCGCACTTCACCGTATCGATATGAGAGCCGGTCACGATGGAGGGAGCTTCGCGATCCGTCCCTTCCAGCTTTCCATACACATTGCCGACCGCATCGATCGAAACGGCCAGCCCCGCCTCGCGCATCATGCGCGCAACGGCTTGTTGAGCCTGCCGCCAAGCAGGGTCATAGAGAAACCGCGTGATGCCGCCTTGCGGATCTTCCCCAATGGCGGCCAGCTCGGTCAACATGCCGGCTGCCGACAGACGATCGCCTCGCGCCTTCATCCCCATTCCCCCTCATCCGATGCTGCGTCGGCCGGGCAGCAGCCAGCGGCCGCTTGCCCCGCCTATCAATTCACCCTTGCCTGTACCGGCTCTCTTCTTATAAATAACAGCCCCGCGCAGCAAGGTCATTTCCACTTGGCATCCGAACGGGTAGCCGATATAAGCGCTGTGAGCATGCCGGTAATGCAGCTGATCCGCCGACAGCAAATAAGGCGCCGCCATATCGACGATCGCGAGGTCCGCGTCGAGCCCGGCTTCAATCCTTCCTTTGACGCCGCCGAGCCCGAAACGTTCGGCCGGGGCGGCAGACAATAACCGCGACAGCTGATGAAGCGGAATGCCTCGCTTGACATATCCTTCCGTTAAAACGGCCTCAAGCGTGCTCTGCGCGCCGAGAATGCCGCCCCACGCTGCGAAAGCATTGCCGTTCTTCACGTATTTCATCTCCGGCGGACATGGGGAATGATCCGAAGCGATCCAATCGATCGCCCCGTACGACAGCCTCCGCCAAAGCGCTTCGCGTTCCGCCGCGGATCGAATCGGCGGCGAGCATTTCGCGCCGGCGCCGATTCTGACGACATCCTCATCCGTAAACGCCAAATAATGCGGGCAGGTTTCCGCCGTCACATCAAGTCCCGATCGCTTCGCCTCGCCGATTACATCGATCGCCTCAGCCGTGCTGATATGGACAAAATGCAGCTTGCACCCCGTTCGCCACGCCAGATCGAGCGCAAGCTTCACAGCCTCAAGCTCCGCTCTCGGCGGCCGGGCGTCCAAGTAATCCCGCATCGACATCTCGCCAGCCGCAAGCTTCCGCGCGGCGAGCGCCGCTACGATCGGCTCGCTCTCCGCGTGAAGCGCCAGAATGCCGCGCAAAGCCGATATCTCCTCCATGCCCTCGAACAGGCCCGCTTCGTCCACATGCCGGAAGCAGCCGTCGCCGGTATCCCCGGGCGAGGACATGAACGCTTTAAATCCGACTACCCCCGCTTCGGCCAGCGCCTCCAAATCTCCGGCATTGCCGGGCACAAGGCCGCCCCACAGCGCATAATCGACGTATGCTCCGCTTTGCCGGGCTGCATGTAGCTTCAGCTCCAGCGCAGCAAGGCTCACGGTCGGCGGCAGGCCGTTCAAGGGCATATCGATGAAGGTCGTGCAGCCGCCCGCCGCAAGCGCCGCCGTCCCCGTCGCGAAGCCTTCCCAGGAGCCGAGTCCGGGCTCGTTGAGATGGACGTGGGCATCGACGACGCCGGCAAACACATGCTTTCCTTCCGCGGACAGCACTTGCCCGGCATCCCCCTCCGGCAAATCCGGCGCAACATCGACGATCAAGCCGTCCTTAATGCCGAGATCGACCTTCTCCACTCCGCCCGGCAGCACGACGCCCCCTTTTACGATCAAAACATCCCATCGTTTGCCCTGCATTCCGCCCGCCTCCTTTTCCTGCTCGCCCCTTACAGCCCGCTGCCCAGACCGCCGTCCAAGTCTCGCCGCTTTATCCTATTCGGGAAATTGCCGTTTTAGGCGGCGTCCAGTTTAATGTTAGTTTATATGACATAAAACTGACTATCCATCCATATTAGCTCGATTCCCGCGCTTTGTCACTGACTTTTCGGCTGAATTACGTCATATAAAGTGACACGATCCCTTTCGTATTCGTGCATCTGGTCGAGATGCAAACGCTAACGGTTGTCAGAGCGGCTATTTCGTGAAAATGAGGCTTTTTGAAATTGTAACGGTTGCGACAGCCCTTATTTGCAGCACAACGACCGATCTATAGTGGAAAATAGCCTAATAAGCACGCTGGCAACCGTTATATCATAAAAAACGGTATTTTAGACGAAATAGCCTCTGTCACAACCGTTAAGCCTTTAGTCCGCTCACCAACAAAAAAAAGAGCCGCCGCAGCGACTCTTCCTTCTTGATTTTAATGCAGCAATCCGATCCATTTCCAATACGGCACGGAAACCAGCAC
It includes:
- a CDS encoding Zn-dependent hydrolase, producing the protein MKARGDRLSAAGMLTELAAIGEDPQGGITRFLYDPAWRQAQQAVARMMREAGLAVSIDAVGNVYGKLEGTDREAPSIVTGSHIDTVKCGGRYDGALGIAAGIAALAKLKRSSGQPRRTLEVVSFCEEEGSRFPLAYWGSGNVTGCKLFDGSLDAVDAQGISLREAMAGAGYKPAAHRASRRTNIAAFVELHIEQGEVLEREQRQIGIVDAIYGQRRYFVDIAGRSGHAGTTPMPLRADALAAAANMIVWLRKAALEAGDGLVATVGKLEVSPGIPNVIPGNVRYSLDIRHRDEAVIEAFCAEAFQTFAAMAEKHRVTVQQTCWLSEPPSPPMDAGLKERLARICEASGYSHMPIGSGAGHDAGLFARTCRTAMIFVPSRDGISHSPLEYTAPEDIERGADVLTKLLYQLAYELAERV
- the allB gene encoding allantoinase AllB, coding for MQGKRWDVLIVKGGVVLPGGVEKVDLGIKDGLIVDVAPDLPEGDAGQVLSAEGKHVFAGVVDAHVHLNEPGLGSWEGFATGTAALAAGGCTTFIDMPLNGLPPTVSLAALELKLHAARQSGAYVDYALWGGLVPGNAGDLEALAEAGVVGFKAFMSSPGDTGDGCFRHVDEAGLFEGMEEISALRGILALHAESEPIVAALAARKLAAGEMSMRDYLDARPPRAELEAVKLALDLAWRTGCKLHFVHISTAEAIDVIGEAKRSGLDVTAETCPHYLAFTDEDVVRIGAGAKCSPPIRSAAEREALWRRLSYGAIDWIASDHSPCPPEMKYVKNGNAFAAWGGILGAQSTLEAVLTEGYVKRGIPLHQLSRLLSAAPAERFGLGGVKGRIEAGLDADLAIVDMAAPYLLSADQLHYRHAHSAYIGYPFGCQVEMTLLRGAVIYKKRAGTGKGELIGGASGRWLLPGRRSIG